The Grus americana isolate bGruAme1 chromosome 20, bGruAme1.mat, whole genome shotgun sequence genome segment ATCTTTTCTGGGATGAGCTGCAATAACCAAGCTCGGTCAAGCAGTTTAATCTTCCTGCCAAGTAACAGCAGGCAGTTGCCTGTAGCCTATGAAGTAGCTTAAAGCAGTACAGACctgtcctaaaaaaaaaacaaaaaaaaaaccacatctcAAGACCTAAGACAGAGACACTGCAGCAGTTCCGTGACTGTTAAAGGATGACAGGGCAGCTATTGTGTGATCCCAGTTCTTATATCAGTCTCTCAGTTGGTGGCATCTTGATTACGTTCCACATTTCCACTCGAGCCCCATCTTTTTCTTGACGGCTTGGGCTGTATGTTCCCTGAGttgctctcctcctcttcatcgCAATCGCTGTGGCTGCAACAACTGCAAGGAGAagggcagcccctgcagccccgaCTGCTCCCACAACGGAGGAGTTGCTAAGATGTGCCCACACCGGCTGCTGTGGTAGAACAGGGTGTTACTCAGAGCTTCCACATGGACAGTGCTGCATTTCACATCCCTCATCCCTGTCCCCAGTGCCTCTCTCAAGCTGCAGTGTGCTGACAGCAGTGTTAGACAGgagctcccccccaccccgccttCACTGTCTGCTCTGTGTCACACAGAAGTCCAGGGAATTCAGAAGCAGCTGGGGACCCTTTTcctgctgccctccccccccatgCAAGCCCTAAGTTCAGCATTTGGCAACAGGTACTGACAATAGCTCCAGCACTGGCCCACAAACCCACAACGTTCCAACTGCACCTTTCCTGTGCGGTACCCATGGGAATGTCTAACGGAGATCACATCATAAAGCATTGATTTGTACAATGATTTCAGTAATTCCTGGAAATTCTCTGTGATGTCATGGCAGTCACAGGGCAGGAGTtcacagctgctgttgctgttgaaGACTTATGAAAACCTCATACACCTGAGCTGAAACAGCTTTGAGTGCCTTCCAGTTGTTGACAAAAACAGTATATACAAACAAATCATAAATACCCTCTATACAACACTCcttaaaagtatatatatagACCTTAATCTGTAAATTAGTGCCTAATTAGCCCTGCcttttaaagcacatttaacTATGCTGTTGCTGCTTGAAAGGTGGAACGGAGCCAGAGCACGTCCAGGCAGGTGCACCTCACCCCAAAGCTCCGGGGCAGTCCCtagggcagggaaggagggataAAGGGGCTCACTTGGAGCCAGGGCTGTGCAATCACCTCATTGACTGAAACCCGCTGGACACCTACTGCACAGACAGTCTGCCTCGTACTTCTAAGTCCGTGTCTTCATTACCATGCCTTAAGGAAACTGAGATAGGGTGGATCTGCTGCTGCAAGTGCTGGAAAAAGATCAAGGTCAAAGCAGACCTTGCAGGTGCGTCTCCTTGTCACAGTAGTGCCTATATTAACCGTTCTTCGGGTGGCACCTTTAGGACACTGTCCATCTCCAGCCGAGCTCCTGCCACTTCTTGCTGACTCGGACTGTAGGTTCCCTCTGATTGACGCCTCTTCCTTGCAGTGAGAATCATGAATATGAGACCAATACTGAGCAGCAGTAAAGAGCCACAGGCTACAGGGACAGCTACTTCAATtactggggaggggaagagagcacCTGGAGTCcctttctgtaaaagaaattaatggagAAACAATGAAACTCCAGTGGTTACAATAACTTAAGTTGAAGAATCCAAACTGGTCagattaaaggggaaaaaatgtttaaaaaaaaaaataaaatcagaagatCTGTACCTGAATGGCAAAGGACAGGCAAGGAACAAGTACAGGGCTTGAGGGCACCTGCACAGAGAATGCTCAGGTTCATTCTTTAATCTGTCAGCAAAGCACATTccagcttattttttaaaatggactatttttaatacaaagaaCAGACAATAACACGTTCtgaacttttctttccagttcaaAACTAGTGACACTCATCAATGACACTCTAACTGCAGCTCTGGCTAAGCTGATCTCAACAGGGCAGAGTTATAAACAGAGATTTACCAATGGAACAGTTAATACCATTACAGTAATTCATGCGGGGCACATGGACAGAATTAccacaaggaagaaaagaggggaTTTACTGAGCTTGGCAGCTAATTGGCACAGAGACAGCAAAACTAAATGCAGACAATTTAAGGGACCAATCCTGGAGCTAAAGAATCGCTACTAAGCCAGCTGTCCCTTGCACACCACTTGCTAACGAAGATAACGCACAGCTGTTTGTTAGTtacaacagcagcagtgaaTAGTCTGAGCAACACTTCAGACACTGTTAGATGAGGTGAAACGGTCCAAATAATATCACACACTCCACATCCTCCTCTATGCTTATGTTTTTCCACAGCAGGACAGCCCCTTAAGATTTAAATGCCAGGACATTCAGCATCGACAGTGGAAATCTTTTAAGGGACCTTAAAACATCCTTACCAACATCAGACTAAAATATATAGGTGTCACTAGGAAAGATCTAACCAATgttgcaaaaattatttaaaactattatAAAGTTAATGCAGAGTAATGTGAGTTTTCAGTAACCCCAGAGAATTTCCCAAGCAGGGGAACAATACTAAAAAAGTTCAATGTTGCCTCTGATGGCAAGGTGGAGAATTTAGCCATTAAACTACTATCCACCACAACAAGATCATGTGCAGACCAGTGATTCAGCACTTCCTTGAAGATCTTGGGACAGGGAGGTGTAGTAACTTTCAGGCTTAAAGTTAACAAATCTCAAAGCCAGAGGAAAGACTGGGATACGAATCCAAGAAATGACATACCTTGCAGGAACTTTATGAAATCCTAGGGCAAAAGattttcaataatttaaatactgaatGGCAAGTACTAGAGCCATTGAATTCATAACTCAAGCCTCTTACATTACAAAGGCACATACTTTAATGTCCACACTATATAAAAATGCTATGGAACAGACTTGAAGACAACTTGCAGCAGGAAGGGAGGATGTTAAGAAGGTCAGTACACAGATGGGAGATGGAAATGATAAAAGGCCCAAgtactgaagaaagaaatgtagcCGAATAAGTATCCTTTAGGTTCTGGTGGAATTAAGGATGGTGTGGAACACAACAACAAAGAATTTTAAGAATTGTGGAATTTTTGTCActgaagaaagctttaaaattacaataagctaaaaataagaaatagtaTCTGCCATCTTACggataaaaacaaaagaattcaAGCGTGATTACTGACAGCGTTTGGATGCCATACAGTCTGTGATAATATCACAAAGTGATACAGCACTGAAGGAATATTCCCAGAGTACCTGGAAgtccttctgctgttttcaaatGACTGAAGTTGATTCTGTGAGGCTGCCAAAACTGAAGCGATGTGCTAGGAGTTAGTTCTAGTTTTGCACAGCATGCAGGTTAGTCGCACAGTACCAACGCTACTTTAGCAGTCCACCCTACTGCCTCTTGCATGCTCTTTAGTTGCTACTGTTGGTGGGAGGGAGAACAGGCAAGAGAGCACAGCTACAAACATCCTTTCCCTTCTACAGCTATGGTTAACAGCCAACAGCTGCTCCCcgtcctcctccctgccccccgccACAGGCCCTGGCCTtttaagagggaaaaggaaaactgttctGCAAAAAGTAATGGGGGTGATGAAAATGAATACGAGAAATCTCCAAGAAGCGTCCTGCGACAGAGGCGGCAGAGATGCCTGAAAGAGTGAGTCTATGCATGCAAACAGGAAATGTCAGGAGTGACCTTGTGGCACATGCATTGCAGAACCCTTagtaacagcaacagcagcaaacccCACCTTGGCACACAGCCTTTTTTCCGTGCAGTATGGGTTAGTACATTCCCAGGTTACCAGACAAGCTGCCTGTCCATGCAGTAGctttacagagaaaaagcaagtgtATGATTTAACAACTTCCACACAGGAAGGATTCCAGCCTCAAACAGCAATGCTTTGcttatgcagaaaaagaaaagcatcgCTAGGACTGCCCATCCACCAGGCCCATCGGGTCAGAAACAAGACTCAGCAGAAAAAAGACGCTACTATTTTACTTGTACTTGAATCACTTTCACTTGACTTCATCTGACTTTCCTTCTCCAAACACATCCATTTCTATCCCGATGCTCTTTGGAGAGGGAAAGTGCTTTGTAACTATTTAATCCAAGATAAAATGCCAGCTGAAATTCCATTCTCCAGGAAACCGTGGGGGAGATACAAGTAATATCTCCTCCCTATGTGCCCAACTGCAGTAGTTTGATTACTGTCTGAGGAGTTGTGAAATCTAAGGGAAGTTGCAGAAACAGCCCTGAAAGCCATAGGACAGCCCATGCAGACACTGAAAAGTATTTGTTGCAGTTGCTCATATGCTGGAGACTAACACACAACAGCACTgcgaagaaaaaaataatttcacgCTTCAGGTTTCTTAGGTACCAGCTGACCTCCCAAGTGTGCTTTACTGGCGCGCTTTAGCCAAGACACACGCAGGGGCCTGTGCGACACGTAGGCAGTGTCACTAATGCCCCAGTACCCAAGGACCCCGCTAaacctgcttctgctgctcctcacaaTGCACAGGTTGGAAGAATAGACAGGAGCACCCACGAGCGAGGGGAAGTGCTTACGTTAATGTCACAGCGCTCTCCCGTGTAGCTGGCACTGCACAAACACTCGTACTTGTTCTCAGAGTCTTGACATGTACCTCCGTTCTGGCAAGGGTTTGGATCACACTTGTTTATATTAATTTGACAACTGGAAGGAAAAGTGTATTAGAATTAAATTTCTCACACATGTTCTTGTGCCATACAACACAACATCATACAGCCTACAAAAGCctcatttatttgaaaagttcCTATTACATCTTTTTCAGGTGCTTTCTCCAGGGTCCAACAACATGAAATTTTTACCCATTCATACCAATCCTCCTTTTGTCCTTTCCGTTTGACTGAAGCCTGTATGGGTCTCTAGCACAGAAAATGAATTCTCATGAGGCACAAGAACTACGTGGAAGCAGTTCATACTGCAAAAATCGGTATTGTCAGCAGGATCATATTGAGCCTGCCTGTTCTAAAAATAACAGCTAGTGTACAGTTTTGGAGCAGTTGTTTGAATGGCAAAAGGATGAAGCATTTGAACCTGCTTAGCTATCCCACCAATGTAAGAATCGGAGCACTAGCTCCTTTGcagacaccagaaaaaaaaagcacttactTCCTTCCAGTAAAACCTGGCTTGCAAGTGCAGTTGGCTCCCCAGGTCTCGCTGATGCATTTGCCACCATTCAGACAGGTGAAGTTCTTACCACATTGCTCGGGTGGGAACGGCCACCTGGGAAAAGCAAGAGGCAGCCTTTAAAGCAATCGGGTTTGGGGGAAGGTAGAGGTGTACTCAGGCTCAGTGGAGACTGGGCTGGCAGGGGTCATAAGCACAGTCACTGGTATTTCTAGGAAGGAGTTTGACACAAGTGGAGAAGGGAACAGGCTCAGACTATTTCCATAACAATTATCCATAATATCAAAGTACTACTTTGTGCGTGCCCAGAGAATATGCAGGAGCTGTATCAGTACTAGGACTTTTCTCACATAGTTGCCTATTCTTGCTGATGCAAATCTAAACAGAGACGGGATAGTGTTGGAATACCAAactgcagcacagccaggccACAAAAGGGATAATGCAAGTACTAGGTAACTGTCTACAGCATGTGAagtaagaaaaacaggaaattcGACCTGGGTAGATTAGATAAGTGAAACTCAGCCATGGAAGTATTTATCTCAATGTTCAATTTGAACCAGCACAAGTAGATGGAAGTCTAAGTAACGTGCTGATTCCTACTTCCTTTACCAATAGGAGACATACCTTTGTGACTAAAATATGCTGGCTATTTTCCAAACTAATTCAAATGCTATAAATATAGACCTTATCAAACAACGCCAGCCCTCCTCCTGACCCCAGACCGATTTCCCACCAAATTTTACGTCAGCTCCACGGAGGGATCATGAAATGTGCACTGAGAAGCAGTGCAGGCAGTAAGGTGATGagtaaataaacttttttatcCCAGTATGCATTTGATAAGGAGCAGGATActtaaatacactttttttttttttaaccaatacACAAAAACAATGCCCTTAGTCTTAGGACCAATGCCACAAAATACGACCAAGCCCTTGGTTGAAGGAATGCTGTTAATCACTCCATGTATTTTTATCTAATATTATAGGAAAATACTTGTCAGGGTAAGGCTTGTTTTTGCCAAGGTTGTAGCAATGGGCACCTTCATTCGCACTGGCAGCTTTCTGCTCACAGGCTTGTATTGCTTGAAAGTTGGCTGTGTACCACTAGCAGAAAAAACAACTGCAGCTGGGAACTCCTGCTACAGGTAATCTCTATAAATCCAGCATCAAAGGTTTATCAAAACCAGCAGAGATCAGACTGTCCCTCTTCTGCACTTGGCCCAGGAACCCATCCTCACTGGGACCATTTCTGTCACTCGAGGACCTGAAACATCAGAATacagcctgctccagcaggctcctttctttgggtttgtttttttgtgtttgttctgttttgttttaaatcagtaCAGGAATATGCCAGAGGGGAGTCAAATCCTGGAGAAGATGGATTTCTTGGGGAATGAAGAGGGAAGTGACAACAGGCTATAGTGCTTGCACTTTAAACAGCTCTGAAACGTAGCACAGGGATAACCCACATAAAAAAGGAAGGGTCCTTACCCTGTATGAGGCTGAGCACCTTTCAGTGAGGATTTGGATCTGGACAGCACCTTCCAATTCACAGCAGAATTTAGGTGCTTTACCTACCAGATACTTGCAATGAAAAATTTTTCCAAAGCGTCCCAAAGTAAAGTTCCGATTTATCTGGGGGCTCTTCCGACCCCTCAATCAAACCAGCGAAGGCACTTACTCGCAGCGAGGTCCTGAATACTGGGGGGGGCACTTGCAGGAGTAGCCATAAACCCCATCAATGCAGGTAGCTCCATTTAGGCACTGGTGCCGCACACAGTCATCAACGTTGATGTCACACTTCTTCCCAATGAATCCCCGGAAGCATTCGCACTGAAAATCTGCTACTGCATCGACACAGTCCCCGTGAACACATGGGCTTGACTGGCAGTCATCAATGTTGGACTCACacagcagccccccccagccagcaccaCAGGCACAGCGGAAGGAATTGAACAAGTCCTCGCAGGTGCCGGCATTGAGGCAAGGGCTGGATGCGCAAACATCagccccagcgcagcccagctggATGGTCCTTCTACTGGTCTGCTGGAACTGTTCTGGCTGGGGGTACGAGAGGGGGGCAGTGAATGGCAGGTAGATCCCCCCTATCTTCACTTGTCCTAGGCAGCCAGTGAAGTTTTCAGCTAGAACAATCAGTGCATTGTTCTTTAGGAAGTCCAAGTTCCCAGCATTTCCCTGCAGAGTCATATTAACGGACCCGTCCAGACGAACCAGCCATCTGGAAGAAAGCGCGGATGGCTCTTCCATAGACACAGAGATGGTGTGCCAGGCACCGTCCGTGACGGACTTCTGACTCAGGAAGCTGACGCCTTCAATGCTATTCCCAGTCCTGATGTCAACAAGCAGGGAGGAGTTCTTAATGGCTATCTGGAGGGAATCCACTTCTTCCACAGCCCGAAGCAAAACAGCATCTTCGTCCCTGGTTCTGAAATCCACGTGGAGGCTGCTCAGAGTTCTAGTCACTGATGTATTGGTGGTAAATTCAATGGCAGCATAACTATTAAATGTTGCATTAGCCAGACCTATAAATAAGGGATTTGAAAGACAGTTGGTGTCATGTTTGAGACAGACCAATGGCAAACTCCTGGCAGGTTCTCTCCCTTAAGAATCATATAAGCTTAGTGTGAGTAGAATTACAGGCCTAGCTGCTGGCATCCTTAAAGCTCTTCCTGTTTACAGTTTTACCTCTAACAGTAATATCCAGCTCTTGTGTAGCAATTTTTACTCATCAGTCTCACAGCACTGCACAAAAATACAACTATTCCCCTTTAACTACTAGAAGAACTAGAACATATGTCAGGGAAGTAATACCTCCAAAGCTGCTGAGGTGGCCAGTGCAGATCTGGGAACATCCCAACATCCTGGGTTCCAGGACACTTTCTAGCCACTAACCAACACTCCCTCCACATCAGGGCATCATTAGCTAACTAGGTTTCTTCATTCTCCATGGTTCTGTCTTAGGAGAAAACCGAGACACATTTGCAATACTTAATTGGGTCCTACTCAGTGAAATAACCTGAGACTGCAGAAATGGCTGAACATTACGGAGAGCAGGATGGTGTCCTTGAGCTGCAATGATAATAAGGTATGCAATCTCCCCACAAAAGCAGACAGGTTCCTCCCTGATCAGGTCAAagtagcagaagaaaacagatgagtACCATCTTTGCTCCATCAGAACCCGGTGGTAAATCCATGAAGCACACGCTGCCTGCAAGAGCGTGCACCTGAGCAtcattctcagtttcttttttgtggcatgtatttatatttattgcaACAGTACAAACTAGGAATGCTGCTTATAGACAGCGAACATGAAGGATTTTACCAACTCATAAGCAGGAGAACAGTACTTACACACATATCCTGCTAGAACATCTATACAGGTGGTAGCTTCAGGACATGGGTCACTTTCACACCAGACCCTCTCTTCACAAAATTTCCCAGTGAAATTTGCTGGACAGCTGCAATGGAAATCATTCCAAGTGACAATGCATCTGCCACCATTCTGACATGgttcagactgaaaaacaaaatagcgGAATTTAGGAGCTGCGCAATTCATCTTTGGATCTAAGAATGCGGTAGGAAGAAATGTAAGAACGATTAGTACGGGCAGTGTTTGAATCAAGAAAGAAGTGCAATTAAAATAGCGATTCAAACAGCGTAAGAAGCACAAGGGTCTCTATACAAGAAATTCCTGAGaccctgcctctccctgtgTGCACTGCTGATCAACAAAAACTCCCTAGGCAGAGCTCCAGCAATTTGGAAGAGAACAAAGCACAAAAAGCAAAGGTTAGAAACAGCTGAAACAAGCTGCAATGCTCCTGAAAAACCTCACAAAGTTCTGCCACTCAAAGGGCACACCTAATACCAGAGGCAAAATTAGGGAGTGTGGTTTCCCCATCTTTGCGTGAGGCAAAGGAGAGACAGCTTCTGGTCTAAGGGCACCATGGAGACAGCTCCTTGAGCTGTTGCTGAAGTGACAAATTCCTGGGGGAAGAGGTTGTTGTGCAGTTGAAACAGGACGAAGGGAGGAGCTGGAAATTCTACTGGTTAGAGGGTGGTGTCAGGAACACGTGTGTGGGCAAGATGGAGGTGGGCAGCACAAGAGCAGGACTGCCCAAGTTCTACAAACTACAAAAACTACAGGAGAGTCAGAGAAAACTTGGTGCTTAAATTGTATGTAGCATGTTGAGTGAAGTAGGAGCGTATAGGACCATGTGTCCTTCAATACCTAAAAACCTTCTCATGTTCCCAGTATCAGCAACAGTCAAACTGTTGTGTAATCACAGAACTACAATAAACATCTGCACACAAGTAGAGACAAATGAGAGACATCATACCTTGCAGGTGTTATCAGAGATGCAACCATTCACAAGATTACCATTTTGAGTCCTATTGAGTTCCTGTGGCAGACTGTAGTTCTCAACCTGAAAAAACTGTATGTGGTGGCTGTTCAGTTGGATGTCTTGCAAACAGCCTTTAAAATAGCCTCCCCACATATCAGCGCTGTCTGGGTTAGGATGCCCACCAATATGCACTTCATAACCAGCTAAAAGAGGTCTCACTACAAGCTGTCCTAGCTCCAGGTACGTGTCTGATTGGTAAGCACCAACAATTCCTCCTTGGAAAGACAGGGCTACTAAATGTCTTCTCCCATCAACTAAATTCTCCGGAAACGTCACAGTATCTGCAGATACCACCTCTATCTTCAGCTTGCCATTCTTCAAGTATATGGTGAGGCAGGGGTCAGTTTCATTGCTGATTTGCAATACCAAACCACTAGGTTTCCGACTACGAATGAAAAAGGAGATGTTGAAGTTTGCACCAAGATCATCAGAAAGGGTGAAAGAGGCAAAACTGGTGGAATTCTCTAAGCCAAATGTTGCTGCTGGGCgttctggaagagaaaagaaacgcACATCAGCTCAATGACAAGAGGaatgcagctggcacagggatATTACAAGCTACAACTCCTTATGAATATCAGGGTAATTATGCTCTCTCCCCACACAGATCTGTGAAATTACGAAGAAGGTGAATGTCCTTGCTTTCTCTGGAGGGCACGAATTCAAGCACCCAAGCAGCAGAAGAGGGAAATACAGGTCTAGCAGAGTCCTTGCCACATAGAAGATTTACTCAAGGACTTTTAAGCTACaaagttgcttttaaaattggTAACTTTCCTAACAGCAGAACAACTTTGTACTTGCCATGTTTAGGGCTCAGGAGTGAAACAAAAAACTGGAACAACATTAATATAAGCCttgcaggaacaaaaaaatgcaaaaatgatttTAACCCAAATTGTCAAAGAGCTTCCTTtaacattttgtgttttatcTATAAAGCAATACATTCATATTCATCCTCAACTCAGACGCCCAAGATCAACTTTTCACAGTAGAACAatttccctgccctcctgcaTTCACATAAATCACAAAGATGTAGTCAGAGCCTCTGGCTCAATAAGGAACAACATCTGCACCACAAAACTGACAATCCTTCCTGCAGGAGCAAATGACAGAAAAGGGATCAATAACAATTCTATTTTCAGAGAgttttgctttagttttctCCCTGGTCAAGTAGAAAATACTGCTTCCAGAGCTAGCATCAATGCTTATCTAGTATCTTTGAGGCACCGACTGAcagaggagctggcagatgtaAATCACGTGGCACTTACCATGTGAGCAAGCTGGGCCTCCGTAAGGCCTAGAACAGTCGCACCTGAAGGTTGCCCAAAGATCCACACACAGCCCTCCGTGAAAGCAGGGTTGGGAGAGGCACCACTCTGTCCGGTCACAGCCCCGCTTCACCGGGGAGGACTCACCCACAGGCAGACCCAGCGGGAGCACAGCTTCATCATCTACTTGAAAGTCTTCCAGGCAGCCAACAAAGCCTTGCTGGCTCTGTGTATTGTTGGCCATTGGATCCTCAGCACCTCCAACATACATATTCAGGAAGGCGTGTGGGATCAAAGCAGTGCCAGGTGGGACAGGAGAGCTCTGCAGGCAAACACCTGCATCACAAGAGTCATGCCAGAGCTTTAGCTGCAGAGTGCTGTGCAGAACAACTTCAACTTTATGCCACTGGCCATCATCAACTCTCAGCCCCTCCAGGAGCAGCGGGTACCCAATATCCTCCCTCTTCAGTCCTGCATGCAGAATGCCATCAAAGAGCTCCAGGAACAAGCATTCAGCTTCACGGCCTCGGTAAAAAAGGATAGCGCTGGGCAAGGTGGTTCGGAACCGGAGGGACACGCTGACAAGCTGATCTCCTGCTACGTCCCTCCTGCTCTGATTGTTCATGGGCAGCTCAATGAGGAGATACCCtctggaagcaaaggaaaacgTTGTTGGTGTTGAGCATGTGGCATCATAGAAACCAGGCTGGCACTGGCACAGGTGGCCGTGGCTCTCAGCTTGGTAGGTTGGGATGCACAAGGCCTCATTTTGGCAGTCGTGCGTCTGGCACCCAGTGAGCTTGACAGAGCAGTTCTTCCCTCCCCATATAATGCCATCCTGGCTAGGGGCACAGTGGCAGGTATAGTCAGCAATGCCATCCTCACAGACAGCTCCATTCTTGCAGGGACCCTCCTCACACTCATTGATGTTAACAGCACATTCCACACCTGCGAAAGAGATTTAGAAACGGGATCTCACTGCAGGGGATTGTGACTCCCTTCCCCAGAGCAAGCCTGGCAGGCACAGGCCGgctgccccagcactgccgcTCTCTAAGCCATTCTCTTCAGGAAACCACCAAAAGACCAAGAGCTGCCAGCAAGGAGCCCCATGCTCACTACAGAGTGGCCTACCACTAACATGGGAGCAAGAAAAACACTTCTGTGCTGACCTCCCAGATGCTGCAAATAAGGTGCTATTTATAGAGCTTCAGCCAGGCAGCCTACATCATCCAACAGCCTCCACTGTCCTCTCCCAGACCGTCTCAAACACCACAGGTAATCAACATGCAAGGAGAGCAAGCAGAGCATGTTAAAGGGACAAAACAGCACAGACAAGGATTTTAAGCTTCTTTCATACATAGATCAGGTACGTTGAAACTCAAATTAAGTCTATAGATCTGACTGGAGCATGTTCCAGGCACCGCTGTTGCAGACAGCATCAAAATGCATCACTAGCCAAGGAAGTTATTGGAAAGCCTCAGTTAAGACAATTCAAATTCCCAGACAACCCTCCAGTTATAAGCACTCACAAACCTCAATTCATTaccaaacaacaaagaaaacatgctCCACAGGCACTTTGCCATACTTGCACTAAGCCGATTTCAGTTCTGTCCAGTCCTGCAGAAGCGAACTGAGTAAAAAGTACTGCATTGCAGCTTGTCTGCCTCCTCAAGGCACACGTATCCCAACAGGGCTCAAGTAAATTACAAGACATTACACTCAAATCTGGTTAATGAAAATCTGCTGTCATTTTCCCGAGCATCTCCACACTGACAGAAGAGCCCTTCTGAAC includes the following:
- the CRB2 gene encoding protein crumbs homolog 2 isoform X2, yielding MELKKTTSRAYNAALLLPLFLLFWGTSYSENDSSCSSSPCENGGSCMDLEGGYQCTCPMEPVAYEGVNCELLYDACIKHDCPAHMICNRTPGLLEYECICMPSFTGIDCNININECESNPCTDPRFECVDSVNGYTCKCQTGLNGEGCRTESSVCSSHPCLNNGTCVEGPGDYTCICQPGFTGANCRDNIDECVSNPCQNGAICRDRVNEYSCFCVPGFQGYNCEIDINECASRPCKNNGTCLNEMDHYLCKCVPGYTGMNCDAEIDECDSDPCQNGALCNDHVGFYTCTCAPGYQGIQCEVDINECVSQPCQHNGTCHDFINSYRCDCSDTGFEGDHCELDILECASEPCLNSATCVDGIKNYSCACWPGYTGQHCEEDVDECATDPCHNGGVCYERSNQTYYGTRPDFPSNFSYSQAAGFLCWCQPGFAGETCFTNIDECESQPCQNGGLCVDLINGFLCHCLPGYSGVECAVNINECEEGPCKNGAVCEDGIADYTCHCAPSQDGIIWGGKNCSVKLTGCQTHDCQNEALCIPTYQAESHGHLCQCQPGFYDATCSTPTTFSFASRGYLLIELPMNNQSRRDVAGDQLVSVSLRFRTTLPSAILFYRGREAECLFLELFDGILHAGLKREDIGYPLLLEGLRVDDGQWHKVEVVLHSTLQLKLWHDSCDAGVCLQSSPVPPGTALIPHAFLNMYVGGAEDPMANNTQSQQGFVGCLEDFQVDDEAVLPLGLPVGESSPVKRGCDRTEWCLSQPCFHGGLCVDLWATFRCDCSRPYGGPACSHERPAATFGLENSTSFASFTLSDDLGANFNISFFIRSRKPSGLVLQISNETDPCLTIYLKNGKLKIEVVSADTVTFPENLVDGRRHLVALSFQGGIVGAYQSDTYLELGQLVVRPLLAGYEVHIGGHPNPDSADMWGGYFKGCLQDIQLNSHHIQFFQVENYSLPQELNRTQNGNLVNGCISDNTCKSEPCQNGGRCIVTWNDFHCSCPANFTGKFCEERVWCESDPCPEATTCIDVLAGYVCLANATFNSYAAIEFTTNTSVTRTLSSLHVDFRTRDEDAVLLRAVEEVDSLQIAIKNSSLLVDIRTGNSIEGVSFLSQKSVTDGAWHTISVSMEEPSALSSRWLVRLDGSVNMTLQGNAGNLDFLKNNALIVLAENFTGCLGQVKIGGIYLPFTAPLSYPQPEQFQQTSRRTIQLGCAGADVCASSPCLNAGTCEDLFNSFRCACGAGWGGLLCESNIDDCQSSPCVHGDCVDAVADFQCECFRGFIGKKCDINVDDCVRHQCLNGATCIDGVYGYSCKCPPQYSGPRCEWPFPPEQCGKNFTCLNGGKCISETWGANCTCKPGFTGRNCQININKCDPNPCQNGGTCQDSENKYECLCSASYTGERCDINQPVWAHLSNSSVVGAVGAAGAALLLAVVAATAIAMKRRRATQGTYSPSRQEKDGARVEMWNVIKMPPTERLI
- the CRB2 gene encoding protein crumbs homolog 2 isoform X6 gives rise to the protein MNCDAEIDECDSDPCQNGALCNDHVGFYTCTCAPGYQGIQCEVDINECVSQPCQHNGTCHDFINSYRCDCSDTGFEGDHCELDILECASEPCLNSATCVDGIKNYSCACWPGYTGQHCEEDVDECATDPCHNGGVCYERSNQTYYGTRPDFPSNFSYSQAAGFLCWCQPGFAGETCFTNIDECESQPCQNGGLCVDLINGFLCHCLPGYSGVECAVNINECEEGPCKNGAVCEDGIADYTCHCAPSQDGIIWGGKNCSVKLTGCQTHDCQNEALCIPTYQAESHGHLCQCQPGFYDATCSTPTTFSFASRGYLLIELPMNNQSRRDVAGDQLVSVSLRFRTTLPSAILFYRGREAECLFLELFDGILHAGLKREDIGYPLLLEGLRVDDGQWHKVEVVLHSTLQLKLWHDSCDAGVCLQSSPVPPGTALIPHAFLNMYVGGAEDPMANNTQSQQGFVGCLEDFQVDDEAVLPLGLPVGESSPVKRGCDRTEWCLSQPCFHGGLCVDLWATFRCDCSRPYGGPACSHERPAATFGLENSTSFASFTLSDDLGANFNISFFIRSRKPSGLVLQISNETDPCLTIYLKNGKLKIEVVSADTVTFPENLVDGRRHLVALSFQGGIVGAYQSDTYLELGQLVVRPLLAGYEVHIGGHPNPDSADMWGGYFKGCLQDIQLNSHHIQFFQVENYSLPQELNRTQNGNLVNGCISDNTCKSEPCQNGGRCIVTWNDFHCSCPANFTGKFCEERVWCESDPCPEATTCIDVLAGYVCLANATFNSYAAIEFTTNTSVTRTLSSLHVDFRTRDEDAVLLRAVEEVDSLQIAIKNSSLLVDIRTGNSIEGVSFLSQKSVTDGAWHTISVSMEEPSALSSRWLVRLDGSVNMTLQGNAGNLDFLKNNALIVLAENFTGCLGQVKIGGIYLPFTAPLSYPQPEQFQQTSRRTIQLGCAGADVCASSPCLNAGTCEDLFNSFRCACGAGWGGLLCESNIDDCQSSPCVHGDCVDAVADFQCECFRGFIGKKCDINVDDCVRHQCLNGATCIDGVYGYSCKCPPQYSGPRCEWPFPPEQCGKNFTCLNGGKCISETWGANCTCKPGFTGRNCQININKCDPNPCQNGGTCQDSENKYECLCSASYTGERCDINKGTPGALFPSPVIEVAVPVACGSLLLLSIGLIFMILTARKRRQSEGTYSPSQQEVAGARLEMDSVLKVPPEERLI